A genomic segment from Spongiibacter sp. IMCC21906 encodes:
- the ychF gene encoding redox-regulated ATPase YchF — MGFNCGIVGLPNVGKSTLFNALTKAGIDAENFPFCTIEPNSGIVAVPDTRLAALTDIVKPEKVIPATMEFVDIAGLVAGASKGEGLGNKFLANIRETDAIAHVVRCFDNDNVIHVANKVDPASDIDVINTELALADLDSVEKQLQKVSRTAKSGDKDAVAMKAILEKLVAHLDEGKPVRSLSLDDSEQKLVDSLHLLTVKPTMYIANVNEDGFEDNPHLDTVRQIAESENAIVVPICNKLESEIAELDDDEKGDFLADLGMEEAGLDRVIRAGYELLGLQTYFTAGVKEVRAWTIPIGATAPQSAGKIHTDFEKGFIRAEVIAYADYIEYKGEQGTKDAGKWRLEGKDYIVKDGDVVHFRFNV, encoded by the coding sequence ATGGGTTTTAACTGCGGTATTGTCGGCCTCCCTAACGTAGGCAAATCCACTCTGTTTAACGCCCTAACCAAGGCGGGTATCGATGCGGAAAATTTTCCCTTCTGCACCATCGAACCCAACTCCGGGATAGTCGCCGTTCCCGATACGCGCTTAGCTGCCCTGACCGACATTGTAAAACCCGAAAAAGTCATTCCCGCCACCATGGAGTTTGTCGATATCGCCGGACTCGTTGCCGGCGCCTCCAAAGGCGAGGGCTTGGGCAATAAATTTCTGGCCAACATCCGCGAAACCGACGCCATCGCCCATGTCGTACGCTGCTTTGACAACGACAATGTGATTCACGTCGCCAACAAAGTAGACCCCGCCAGCGATATTGACGTTATCAACACCGAACTGGCCCTAGCCGACCTAGACAGCGTTGAGAAGCAACTGCAAAAAGTCAGCCGCACCGCCAAAAGCGGCGACAAAGACGCCGTTGCCATGAAAGCCATTCTAGAAAAACTGGTCGCCCACCTAGATGAAGGCAAACCCGTGCGTTCGCTAAGCCTGGATGACAGCGAACAAAAGCTGGTGGACTCATTACACCTGCTTACCGTCAAGCCCACCATGTACATCGCCAACGTCAATGAAGATGGCTTCGAAGACAATCCTCACCTCGATACCGTTCGACAAATCGCCGAAAGCGAAAACGCCATCGTCGTGCCCATCTGTAACAAGCTGGAATCGGAAATAGCTGAGCTGGACGACGACGAAAAAGGCGACTTCCTGGCCGACCTGGGCATGGAAGAAGCGGGCTTAGACAGAGTTATCCGAGCAGGCTATGAGCTGCTAGGCCTGCAAACCTACTTCACCGCAGGCGTAAAAGAAGTCCGAGCATGGACCATCCCCATCGGCGCCACCGCCCCCCAATCCGCCGGAAAGATTCACACCGACTTTGAAAAAGGCTTTATTCGCGCCGAAGTCATCGCCTATGCAGACTACATAGAATACAAAGGCGAACAAGGCACAAAAGACGCTGGCAAGTGGCGATTAGAAGGAAAAGACTACATCGTCAAAGACGGCGACGTCGTCCACTTCCGCTTCAACGTCTAA
- a CDS encoding Ig-like domain-containing protein, producing MKLFLRIWLLLLSAAIFTACGGGGSDSDPSLTPSDDTGNNDGGDPTDDGSTTQDIVRFGSFSSGTFTPGRIAANKTSLEAGQSATLTVSFIDQNNSPVTDAASVLFTSSCIGSGLSEAAPSIVDNTTGTLTTTYTARGCDGDDTITAQTSLDGTTFSATIDITTVQAPLGSVSFTEASLSNIGIKGSGAIPEQAVVSFLVTNSSGGPVPNQDVTFSLNNTTGGISLSNTTDTTDANGIASTTVAAGTVATSVRVTATATRDGITSTAQSSQLAITTGIPDDDSFSLSASELNIEGLRIDGVTTILTLRAADRYNNPVPNDTAITFQAEGGSIESSCLTTAGACSVTLTSQDPRPANGRITVLATAIGEETFVDSSPSNGRYDDAETFTDRAEAFRDDNENGLRDADETYIDFNNNDQFDAASGLYEGVLCNGPGNCNQAQTTITMRESIVIVLSGSSLFVNASPSVINLDSGIVPVTVTVTDVNGQVPAAGTTISVETSQGTIEGVSSETQLSTSDNGPSTFFFRVKPADTPGNGTFSITVTSPSGVISREFSDVIQTVAL from the coding sequence ATGAAGTTGTTTCTGCGTATTTGGCTACTATTGCTGTCAGCCGCTATTTTTACAGCTTGTGGCGGTGGGGGCAGTGATAGTGATCCTAGCCTCACCCCCAGCGACGACACAGGCAACAACGATGGTGGCGACCCAACAGATGACGGCTCCACCACCCAAGACATCGTGCGCTTTGGCTCGTTCTCTAGCGGCACATTCACCCCCGGCCGTATTGCTGCCAACAAAACCAGTTTAGAAGCAGGTCAAAGTGCAACATTAACCGTTTCGTTTATCGACCAGAACAACAGTCCAGTGACCGATGCCGCAAGCGTTCTGTTTACCTCAAGCTGCATCGGTTCAGGGCTTTCTGAAGCAGCCCCCAGCATTGTTGACAACACGACTGGCACATTAACCACCACCTATACTGCGAGGGGCTGCGATGGAGATGACACCATTACAGCTCAAACAAGCCTTGACGGAACAACCTTTAGCGCAACAATTGACATTACTACAGTCCAAGCCCCTCTAGGCTCTGTAAGCTTTACTGAAGCATCACTTAGTAATATAGGTATCAAAGGTTCTGGCGCTATCCCGGAGCAGGCTGTCGTTTCTTTTCTGGTAACTAACTCCTCTGGAGGTCCAGTACCTAATCAAGATGTCACTTTTTCTCTTAACAATACCACTGGCGGCATTAGCCTCAGCAATACAACAGACACTACCGACGCCAATGGCATCGCCAGCACAACTGTTGCCGCAGGAACTGTTGCCACATCGGTACGTGTTACCGCAACAGCAACACGCGATGGCATAACAAGTACAGCACAGTCTAGCCAACTAGCCATAACAACCGGCATTCCAGATGACGACAGTTTCTCACTCAGTGCTTCTGAACTGAATATTGAAGGACTTCGAATTGATGGCGTCACCACAATCCTTACATTGCGAGCGGCTGACCGTTATAACAATCCTGTTCCCAACGATACGGCTATTACCTTTCAAGCCGAGGGTGGTTCAATAGAAAGCAGCTGTTTGACAACTGCAGGAGCTTGCTCCGTCACCCTGACTTCACAAGATCCAAGACCAGCTAACGGTCGCATTACAGTGCTGGCAACAGCTATTGGTGAAGAAACCTTTGTTGATAGCTCTCCCTCCAATGGTCGCTATGATGACGCCGAAACCTTTACCGATCGGGCTGAAGCTTTTCGAGATGACAACGAAAACGGTCTGCGAGACGCAGACGAAACCTACATCGATTTCAATAACAATGATCAATTCGATGCGGCAAGCGGGCTGTACGAAGGAGTGCTTTGCAACGGCCCAGGAAACTGTAATCAAGCGCAAACAACTATCACCATGCGTGAAAGCATTGTTATCGTTTTGTCAGGCTCAAGCCTATTCGTGAACGCCTCACCCTCAGTAATCAATTTAGACTCAGGTATCGTGCCCGTAACCGTAACTGTGACTGACGTAAATGGCCAAGTGCCCGCAGCAGGCACAACAATATCCGTTGAGACTAGCCAAGGGACGATTGAAGGCGTCTCATCAGAAACACAGCTATCAACCAGCGATAATGGACCATCAACATTTTTCTTCAGGGTAAAGCCTGCAGATACGCCGGGAAACGGGACCTTCAGCATTACCGTTACCTCGCCATCCGGGGTAATTTCCAGAGAATTTTCTGACGTCATTCAAACAGTCGCACTTTAA